AGGGCTCCTCGCCACCTTCACCTGAGTTGGACATACCTCCAAGTTTGTTCATTGCCATTGCGATTGTTTCGTGTGCTTCTCTACTTATTGATCCGAAACTCATTGCTCCGACCGCGAAACGTTTTACGATTTCAGAAACAGGTTCGACTTCTTCAATTGAGATGGGAGAAAAATTTGATTTAAATTTTAAGAGACTTCGGAGGGTTGTTGGATTTTCATTTTGAACATTTATAATTTGAGCAAATTTTTTGTATTCTTCATAATCTCCTTTACGCGTAGAATCCTGAAGGTAGGCAATACTCTCGGGATTCCATAGATGATATTCTCCATCTCTTTTCCATTGAAAAATTCCACCCGAAGGGAGTATAGATGAATCGGAAAAAGCTTCTTTATGTCTTAAGATTGTCTCTTTCGCAAGAGTCAAGAGGTCCATACCTCCAATTCTTGAAGTTGTTCCAGCGAAGCATTTATCTATGACTTCTTTACCAAGTCCAAGTGCTTCAAATATCTGAGCTCCCTTATAACTCTGAAGAGTTGATATGCCCATTTTCGATAATATTTTAAGTATTCCTTTATTTATGGCTTTTTTATAGTTACTTATGGCATCGGTTATATTAATTTTAATATCTCCTTCATCTATTAAATATCTTATAGCCTCAAATGCGAGATAAGGATTTATACAGTCTGCTCCATATCCTAAAAGTAGAGCGAAATGTTGAACCTCTTTTGCATCCGCGCATTCAACGAGGATACTTACCTTGTTTCGTAATTCATTATTTATGAGGAAATGATGGACGGTTCCAGTTGCAACAAGTGAGGGTAAAGCGGCATTTTCTTTGTTTATTCCTCTATCTGTTAAAAGTATAAAAGAATATCCGTTCTCTACCGCCTCTTCTACTTCTTCTTTTATTCTCTCTAAAGCTCCGAGAAAGTTTTTGGGGTTATTGGGATTAAAAAGTAAAGAAATATTTTTTGTTGCAAATCCTTTAATCTTGATATTTTTTAATCTTTCGAGTTCTTCATTCGTTAGAATTGGTTCTTTTAATTCTATTTTATGGGCATGTAGAGGGGTTTCTTCTAACATATTTTCCCTGGGTCCTAGGAAAGTTATGCTACTCATAACAATCTTCTCTCTGATTGAGTCGATAGGTGGATTTGTTACTTGAGCAAATAGTTGTTTGAAATAATCAAAAACCAGTTGAGGTTTTTTTGATAGAACCGCATGAGGATGGTCGTTGCCCATCGAACCAATTGGTTCTTCTCCTTCAAGAGCCATTGGTTTTAAAATAAATTTTAAATTTTCTCTCGTATAACCAGACGCCTTTAAACAGGAAATAAGTTCTTCTTTTTTGTATGGAACTTTTGTTTCTTTTTTCTTATTTTGTTTTATAGAATCGAAATCGAGTAAGTTTTCATTTAACCATTTTCCATAGGGGCTTTTATTTGATAGGTCTTTTTTTATCGTTTCGTCCGGAATTATTTCGCCTTTCTCTGTGTCAATGAAAAGTATTTTTCCGGGTTCAATTCTTCCTGATTTTATTATGTCTTCGTTTTTTATATCCAGGACTCCGACTTCAGAAGCCATTACTACTTCTTCATTTTTCGTAATTAGATATCGGAGAGGTCGTAACCCATTTCGGTCAAGTATTGCACCAACTTTCTTACCATCAGTAAAGGCTATTGCAGCAGGACCATCCCAGGGCTCGGAAATGCAAGCGTGATATTTGTAAAAGTCTCTTAATTTTTTATCCAGAAGATTGTCATTTTCCCATGCGGGTGGAATTAGGATCATCATTGCGTGGGGGAGAGAACGACCAGATAAAACCAGAAGTTCAAATACATTGTCTATAATTGCAGAATCGCTTTTTGAAGGATCTATTATTGGTTTTATTTTTTCTATATTTTTTCCGAACAAAGGACTGTTGAGGAGTCCTTCCCTGGCTTTCATCCAGTTTATGTTTCCACGGAGTGTATTTATTTCGCCGTTATGAGCAAGAAATCTGAAGGGCTGTGCAAGGTCCCAAGTTGGAAAGGTATTTGTGCTATAGCGGGAATGAACAAGGACTATAGAGCTTTTTATGGAAGGGTCTTTTAAATCAATATAGAAATCCTCAACCTGCTTTGCCATCAGAAGCCCTTTGTAAGTAATTGTTCTGCTTGATATATTCGTGATATAGAAGAAAGATTTCTGCCTTATGCTTGAAAGACGAATTATGTTCTCGACTCTTTTTCTTATAACATAGAGAATTCTTTCGAAAGCAAGTCCATCTTTATTATTCTCTATAGGGAGTTCCGGGTTTTTGCAGATAAAAATTTGTTCAATCGAAGGTTGAG
This is a stretch of genomic DNA from candidate division WOR-3 bacterium. It encodes these proteins:
- the gltB gene encoding glutamate synthase large subunit; the encoded protein is MESPKNFPEKQGLYDPQNEHDSCGVGFVCNIKGEKSNELVKKGLKILCRLAHRGATGRDPSTGDGAGILIQLPHEFLTKVTDKEKIDLPSPGEYGTGIVFLPQDAHERSFCKDVFTKVIEEEKQILLGWRKVPVNDSNIGTSARESQPSIEQIFICKNPELPIENNKDGLAFERILYVIRKRVENIIRLSSIRQKSFFYITNISSRTITYKGLLMAKQVEDFYIDLKDPSIKSSIVLVHSRYSTNTFPTWDLAQPFRFLAHNGEINTLRGNINWMKAREGLLNSPLFGKNIEKIKPIIDPSKSDSAIIDNVFELLVLSGRSLPHAMMILIPPAWENDNLLDKKLRDFYKYHACISEPWDGPAAIAFTDGKKVGAILDRNGLRPLRYLITKNEEVVMASEVGVLDIKNEDIIKSGRIEPGKILFIDTEKGEIIPDETIKKDLSNKSPYGKWLNENLLDFDSIKQNKKKETKVPYKKEELISCLKASGYTRENLKFILKPMALEGEEPIGSMGNDHPHAVLSKKPQLVFDYFKQLFAQVTNPPIDSIREKIVMSSITFLGPRENMLEETPLHAHKIELKEPILTNEELERLKNIKIKGFATKNISLLFNPNNPKNFLGALERIKEEVEEAVENGYSFILLTDRGINKENAALPSLVATGTVHHFLINNELRNKVSILVECADAKEVQHFALLLGYGADCINPYLAFEAIRYLIDEGDIKINITDAISNYKKAINKGILKILSKMGISTLQSYKGAQIFEALGLGKEVIDKCFAGTTSRIGGMDLLTLAKETILRHKEAFSDSSILPSGGIFQWKRDGEYHLWNPESIAYLQDSTRKGDYEEYKKFAQIINVQNENPTTLRSLLKFKSNFSPISIEEVEPVSEIVKRFAVGAMSFGSISREAHETIAMAMNKLGGMSNSGEGGEEPSRFKRLSNGASFGSKVKQVASGRFGVTTNYLIHADEIQIKIAQGAKPGEGGHLPGYKVSKIIARTRYTTPGVTLISPPPHHDIYSIEDLKQLIFDLRNVNPMARISVKLVSEVGVGTVAVGVAKAHADMILISGGDGGTGAAPLSSIHHAGLPWELGLSETHQTLVLNNLRDRIRLQTDGQIRTGRDIAIAAILGAEEYGFGTAALVVLGCVLLRHCNLGNCPLGIATQNEILRKRFNGKVEYLINYFNFVAEELREIMAGLGIRKIEEMIGRTELLEVNEKILDWKTKDLDFSKILYKPENKERRGIFYSKFEKHDLDNILDNKLIELAKNAILKGEKIKENVNINNTNRSVGARLSGEVSYVYGEEGLPEGTIHFKFKGIAGQSFGAFLTKGITFELEGMANDYVGKGLFGGKIIIYPDKKTTYRAEENIIIGNTSFYGATRGEAYIRGIAGERFCIRNSGIDAVVEGVGDHGCEYMTGGRVIILGKTGRNFAAGMSGGVAYVYDTDGDFKLKCNLEMVKLKKINENDSKIIHTLIKNHYKYTKSKRAKEILEDFDKLIKNFIKVIPIEYEHMLETERKEQPKEWVQSIIE